From Bacteroidota bacterium, a single genomic window includes:
- a CDS encoding Clp protease ClpP, producing MTDNYIVNNTPKPAEILLYGYIGNDTNDFSKKFIAEFKKVEGSNSNINVRINSGGGDVFEGIAIYNTLKNSCATIHVYVDGMAASMASIIALGGSKIFINKYAQLMIHKVSGSSHGDADKLRETASLMDEMQHSLISIYAERTGLQAAEIESAWMQRGKDNWFNAEQALKYKLVDEIFDGAIKKAPSKIKNGSLPMQFNQIAFVKNSVLFLPSWPKQTLMQPRLLLML from the coding sequence ATGACGGATAATTATATAGTAAACAACACGCCAAAACCTGCCGAAATTCTCTTATATGGTTATATAGGTAATGACACCAATGACTTTTCCAAGAAATTTATAGCCGAATTTAAAAAGGTAGAAGGATCTAATTCAAATATAAATGTCCGTATTAATTCAGGTGGTGGTGATGTATTTGAAGGTATTGCCATTTATAACACACTTAAAAATTCGTGCGCAACAATACATGTATACGTTGACGGTATGGCTGCAAGCATGGCAAGCATTATCGCTTTGGGTGGCTCAAAAATATTTATAAACAAATATGCTCAACTAATGATTCATAAGGTTTCAGGTTCATCGCATGGTGATGCTGATAAGCTGAGAGAAACAGCTTCCTTGATGGATGAAATGCAACATTCACTAATCTCAATTTATGCTGAACGAACAGGTTTGCAAGCTGCTGAAATTGAATCTGCATGGATGCAAAGGGGTAAGGATAATTGGTTTAATGCTGAACAAGCTCTTAAATATAAATTAGTTGACGAAATATTTGATGGTGCAATAAAAAAGGCACCTTCCAAAATAAAGAACGGCTCATTGCCAATGCAATTCAATCAAATCGCATTCGTGAAGAACAGCGTTCTGTTTTTACCATCTTGGCCGAAGCAAACTTTGATGCAGCCAAGGCTGCTATTAATGCTATAA
- a CDS encoding M4 family metallopeptidase, which yields MYDKQWYNGGRCGSSLSDSWCPLDIIAHEYTHAVTFASADLNYSYESGLNESFSDIFGEVIENYVTGNDWLVGADRASGAFRSLANPNTYGHPDTYLSTNSLGPWYTGSDDFGGVHTNSGVQNFWFYLLVNGGSGTNDNNDVYNVQGIGMSAAAKVAYSNLTSYLWSSSDYADARWGSIQAAIDISFGNECSPLVQSVTNAWYAVGVGGPFINISAAGSTTFCPGDNVQLSTAVAMGSTYQWKKNNVNIPGATNSSYIATASGSYKVVVTRTCGSVTSNSITVTVNPSPSATITAQSSTTICNGENVVLSANGGTGFTYQWQKGTTNIGGANSKTYLVSTGGTYKVIVTNASGCSSLSSGTAVIVKSVPTSVITPSGATYFCAGDTLVLNANSGTGLTYQWKKGSTIIGGATSKTYLASSGGTYKVIVTNASGCTSLSAGTTVTVKSIPSALITPSGPTNFCTGGSSVLNANMGTGLTYQWKKGNSNIGGATLSSYTATVTNNYSVIVTNSNGCSKTSNSVLVTGPPSAAITITGSQTICPPGTVTFSAPTGNGLTYQWLKDNLNLPGAIASSYVATSAGNYKVTVTNSFGCSTTSGPKTVTVSCRSYIAADIESNEFLSIYPNPNAGTFILEMYSETNQDNSIIEICNTLGNRFIDQKLT from the coding sequence ATTTATGACAAACAATGGTACAATGGAGGTCGGTGCGGAAGTAGCCTGTCAGATTCATGGTGTCCGCTTGATATTATTGCTCATGAATATACACACGCTGTAACATTTGCATCAGCTGATTTAAACTATTCCTATGAGTCAGGCCTGAATGAATCATTCAGTGACATATTCGGTGAAGTAATAGAAAATTATGTTACGGGAAATGACTGGCTAGTTGGGGCAGACCGAGCAAGCGGAGCCTTCCGATCTTTGGCAAATCCCAATACATATGGACACCCCGATACTTATTTAAGCACTAATTCTTTAGGACCCTGGTATACGGGAAGTGATGACTTTGGTGGAGTTCATACAAATAGCGGGGTTCAGAATTTCTGGTTTTATTTATTGGTTAATGGTGGCAGTGGAACCAACGATAATAATGATGTATATAATGTTCAAGGAATTGGAATGTCAGCTGCTGCGAAAGTTGCATATAGTAATCTAACGTCATATTTATGGTCCTCCTCTGATTACGCTGATGCCCGTTGGGGCTCCATACAAGCTGCAATTGATATATCATTCGGTAATGAATGTTCTCCTTTAGTCCAGTCTGTTACAAATGCCTGGTATGCTGTTGGTGTAGGGGGTCCATTTATAAACATCTCTGCTGCGGGTTCTACTACTTTCTGCCCTGGTGATAATGTTCAATTGAGTACAGCAGTTGCAATGGGATCAACATATCAATGGAAAAAGAATAATGTAAATATTCCTGGAGCGACCAATTCATCATATATTGCAACAGCAAGTGGCAGCTATAAAGTAGTAGTAACAAGAACCTGTGGATCTGTAACCTCTAATTCAATCACAGTTACGGTAAACCCATCGCCTTCAGCAACTATTACAGCGCAAAGCTCCACAACAATTTGCAACGGAGAGAATGTAGTTCTTTCAGCAAATGGGGGTACAGGATTCACATACCAATGGCAAAAGGGCACTACCAATATTGGTGGAGCAAATTCCAAAACATATTTAGTATCAACAGGGGGCACTTACAAGGTTATTGTAACAAATGCATCAGGGTGTTCAAGCCTTTCATCTGGAACAGCTGTAATAGTAAAAAGTGTTCCTACATCTGTTATCACTCCTTCCGGAGCTACATATTTTTGTGCCGGAGATACCTTAGTATTAAATGCAAATTCTGGTACAGGATTGACATATCAATGGAAAAAGGGTTCTACCATTATAGGTGGAGCTACTTCCAAAACATATTTAGCATCATCAGGGGGCACTTACAAGGTTATTGTAACAAATGCATCAGGTTGTACAAGCCTTTCAGCTGGTACAACTGTAACAGTGAAAAGTATTCCTTCAGCTTTAATCACCCCTTCTGGACCTACAAATTTTTGTACAGGAGGCTCCTCTGTTTTAAATGCGAATATGGGTACAGGATTGACATATCAATGGAAAAAAGGAAATTCAAATATTGGAGGTGCAACCTTATCATCTTATACCGCAACCGTAACAAATAATTATTCGGTAATCGTGACCAATTCAAACGGATGCAGCAAAACTTCCAATTCGGTTTTAGTTACCGGTCCACCATCTGCTGCTATAACAATTACAGGATCACAAACGATTTGCCCACCGGGGACAGTTACTTTTTCAGCACCGACAGGCAATGGGTTAACCTATCAATGGTTAAAGGATAATCTTAATCTTCCCGGTGCAATAGCATCTAGTTACGTTGCTACAAGTGCCGGCAACTATAAAGTTACTGTCACCAATTCATTTGGCTGTTCAACTACATCCGGACCAAAAACAGTGACAGTAAGCTGCCGTTCCTATATAGCTGCAGATATTGAATCAAATGAATTTCTTTCAATATATCCAAATCCAAATGCAGGAACATTTATTTTGGAAATGTATTCTGAAACAAATCAGGATAATAGCATTATTGAAATATGCAATACATTAGGCAATCGATTTATCGATCAAAAATTGACTTAA